A stretch of Schistocerca nitens isolate TAMUIC-IGC-003100 chromosome 6, iqSchNite1.1, whole genome shotgun sequence DNA encodes these proteins:
- the LOC126262956 gene encoding pro-resilin-like, with the protein MDKILVLLTIAILAVSGEPPVDRQYLPPGGNGGISTQYGAPNGGANGLSRTNGLSTRYGAPNGNGFGRSNGGLSSSYGAPSSGVLNGGFGGGNGRANGAPSSRYGAPSGGVFNGRNGLSTQYGAPNGVARTNGATNGFGRSNGLSTQYGAPNGGANGYNGVRTPSSLYGAPNGNGFGRMNGLSSQYGAPNGAGNGFAGGNGGLSTRYGAPNGRSNGAGYNGFSNGNGGLSTAYGAPGAAGYGRGGASQDDLSEPANYEFSYTVEDAATGTEFGHEESRQGESAQGQYHVLLPDGRRQVVDYEADEGGYRPTVNYEETGRGSGGYANGGYANGGSGVYPSGNGGYSNGNGGYSNGNGGYRSGNGGYPAANRGYPSGNGGYPGTNGGYPGGNGGYPGANGGYPNGNGGQSSGNGPY; encoded by the exons ATGGACAAG ATTTTGGTGCTTCTAACAATTGCCATTTTGGCCGTATCGGGCGAGCCCCCAGTGGATCGTCAGTACCTGCCACCTGGAGGGAACGGTGGCATATCTACGCAGTATGGGGCCCCGAATGGTGGCGCCAACGGATTGTCGAGGACAAACGGGCTCTCGACGAGGTACGGAGCACCCAACGGCAACGGTTTCGGCAGGAGCAATGGTGGCCTCTCCTCCTCCTATGGTGCACCCAGCAGTGGTGTTCTAAACGGAGGCTTCGGCGGCGGTAATGGAAGGGCAAATGGAGCTCCATCATCACGATATGGAGCACCCAGTGGCGGAGTATTCAACGGACGAAACGGGCTCTCCACACAGTACGGCGCTCCAAACGGAGTTGCGAGGACAAATGGAGCCACTAACGGGTTCGGAAGATCTAACGGCCTGTCGACGCAGTATGGTGCTCCGAACGGAGGAGCGAATGGATACAACGGTGTGAGGACGCCGTCATCACTCTACGGCGCTCCGAATGGTAACGGCTTTGGGAGGATGAATGGACTCTCTTCACAGTACGGTGCCCCAAACGGTGCGGGTAACGGTTTTGCTGGAGGAAACGGTGGCCTGTCCACCCGGTATGGAGCACCCAATGGAAGGAGCAACGGCGCAGGATACAACGGTTTTTCTAATGGGAATGGCGGTCTTTCTACAGCCTACGGTGCTCCTGGAGCAGCCGGCTATGGCCGAGGAGGTGCCTCCCAAGACGACCTTTCG GAACCAGCCAACTACGAGTTCAGCTACACGGTGGAGGACGCTGCGACCGGCACCGAGTTCGGCCACGAGGAGTCCAGGCAGGGGGAGAGCGCCCAGGGCCAGTACCACGTGCTGCTGCCCGACGGCCGCCGGCAGGTGGTCGACTACGAGGCCGACGAGGGCGGCTACCGGCCCACCGTCAACTACGAGGAGACGGGCCGCGGCAGCGGCGGATACGCCAACGGAGGTTACGCTAACGGAGGAAGCGGGGTCTACCCCAGCGGCAATGGTGGTTACTCCAATGGTAACGGTGGATACTCGAACGGCAACGGAGGATACCGCAGCGGCAACGGTGGATATCCTGCAGCGAATCGTGGATACCCCAGCGGCAACGGTGGATATCCTGGAACGAATGGTGGATACCCCGGCGGCAACGGTGGATATCCTGGAGCGAATGGGGGTTATCCCAACGGTAATGGCGGACAGTCTTCTGGAAACGGGCCGTATTAA